In Myxocyprinus asiaticus isolate MX2 ecotype Aquarium Trade chromosome 32, UBuf_Myxa_2, whole genome shotgun sequence, one genomic interval encodes:
- the nhlrc2 gene encoding NHL repeat-containing protein 2 isoform X2, translating to MASYSKLTDLFSIQSQLDYALEDATTQEEKENLVHQYLNKIDENEDLNIPDFEEELEWLNTDGPLSLRKELSGKVVVLDFFTYCCINCMHLLPDLHQLEQRYTIEDGLVVVGVHSAKFPNEKVLQNVCSAVLRYNITHPVVNDGDAHLWQELEVSCWPTLVLLGPRGNLLFSLVGEGHREQLFLFTTAALKHYREKGLLKDHSLRIKLYRDSLPPSILFFPGKIAMDPSSKRLAIADTGHHRILVVSSTGQVLHSVGGHSSGRRDGDLSEARFCSPQGVFIKGDTVYVADTENHLIRKIDLLEGKVSTLAGIGVQGTDKEGGAPGSQQPISSPWDVTLGNAGGDVLWIAMAGTHQIWALFLEDGKLPKGSESKKGTCVRFAGSGNEENRNNAYPHKAGLAQPSGLALAPMEPWECLFIADSESSTIRSLSLKDGAVKHVVGGERDPLNLFAFGDVDGKGVDAKLQHPLGVSWDEGRSLLYVADSYNHKIKVVDPKTKHCKVLAGSGDAGNDLGQGFLESSFNEPGGLCVGDGGKLLYVADTNNHCIKVLDLETKTVSLFPVVGEPQVDTILKTTTNAAVPKKLPKLPRSAPVLTMPSINVSSGQSVTLLLKLALPTRTKLTEEAPSFWSLSAEGNDWLLEGQDVTGNIGDISKPISILLSIPAVPLAPNPTLTLDAWVYCCLCEGGVCMMKAVSFKQPLMIGPTPQEGSVTIALEHDF from the exons ATGGCGTCTTACAGTAAGCTGACAGATCTGTTTTCCATTCAGAGCCAGCTAGACTACGCTTTAGAGGACGCGACGACCCAAGAAGAGAAGGAGAATCTCGTACATCAGTATTTGAACAAAATAGACGAGAACGAGGATTTAAATATCCCGGATTTTGAAGAGG AATTGGAATGGCTGAATACAGATGGGCCCCTGTCGCTCAGGAAGGAGCTGTCTGGCAAAGTGGTGGTGCTTGACTTCTTCACCTACTGCTGCATAAACTGCATGCACCTACTTCCTGATCTACACCAGCTGGAGCAGAGATACACCATAGAAG ACGGTCTGGTCGTCGTAGGTGTGCATTCGGCTAAATTCCCCAATGAGAAAGTGCTACAGAATGTGTGCAGTGCCGTGCTGAGATATAACATCACCCATCCTGTAGTGAATGATGGTGATGCTCATCTGTGGCAGGAACTGGAAGTGTCCTGCTGGCCCACGCTGGTGCTGCTGGGACCCCGGGGGAACCTGCTTTTCTCCCTGGTGGGTGAAGGCCATCGGGAGCAGCTTTTCCTCTTCACTACagctgccctcaaacactacaggGAAAAAGGGCTGCTGAAGGACCATAGTTTGAGAATAAAACTGTATAGAGACTCCCTACCCCCCTCCATCCTCTTCTTCCCTGGGAAAATAGCCATGGACCCCAGCAGCAAGAGATTGGCTATTGCCGACACAGGACACCACAGGATACTGGTTGTCTCCAGTACTGGGCAGGTGCTGCACTCTGTAGGGG GTCACTCAAGTGGAAGAAGAGATGGAGATCTGTCTGAGGCACGGTTCTGCTCCCCGCAAGGGGTGTTCATAAAGGGAGACACGGTTTACGTGGCTGACACAGAGAACCACCTCATTAGAAAG ATCGACCTTTTAGAGGGAAAAGTTTCTACCTTAGCTGGAATTGGAGTGCAAGGCACAGATAAAGAAGGCGGTGCACCAGGATCACAACAGCCAATCAGCTCACCCTGGGACGTTACCCTTGGCAACGCAG GTGGTGATGTATTGTGGATAGCCATGGCAGGAACGCATCAGATCTGGGCTCTCTTCCTGGAAGACGGGAAGCTTCCCAAAGGGAG CGAAAGCAAAAAAGGAACATGTGTGCGCTTTGCGGGCAGTGGGAATGAGGAGAATAGAAATAATGCATACCCTCATAAAGCAGGTCTGGCCCAGCCATCAGGCCTGGCTCTTGCTCCGATGGAGCCCTGGGAGTGTCTCTTCATTGCGGACAGTGAGAGCAGCACCATCCGCAGCCTTTCCCTAAAAGATGGAGCAGTCAAACATGTggtggggggagagagagacccTCTG AACTTGTTTGCATTTGGAGACGTTGATGGTAAGGGTGTGGATGCAAAGCTGCAGCATCCTTTGGGAGTCTCCTGGGACGAGGGCAGAAGCCTCCTCTATGTGGCCGATTCCTACAACCACAAG ATCAAAGTGGTGGATCCAAAGACTAAGCACTGTAAGGTGTTGGCAGGCTCTGGGGATGCTGGGAATGATCTTGGCCAGGGCTTCCTGGAGTCCAGCTTCAATGAACCTGGAGGCTTGTGTGTGGGTGATGGGGGAAAGCTGCTGTATGTGGCAGACACCAACAACCATTGCATCAAAGTCCTGGATCTGGAGACCAAAACAGTCTCTTTG TTTCCTGTTGTAGGGGAGCCACAGGTTGATACTATCCTCAAAACCACTACCAATGCAGCAGTCCCAAAAAAGCTTCCCAAGCTTCCCAGATCAGCCCCAGTCCTTACCATGCCATCAATCAATGTGTCTTCAGGGCAGTCTGTTACTCTCTTACTGAAATTGGCACTGCCGACTAGGACCAAACTGACTGAAGAAGCTCCTAGTTTCTGGAGCCTGTCAGCAGAAG GTAATGATTGGTTACTGGAAGGGCAAGATGTGACAGGGAACATCGGTGATATCTCCAAACCCATCTCTATCCTCTTGTCCATCCCAGCAGTCCCTCTGGCTCCAAACCCAACATTAACACTTGATGCCTGGGTCTACTGCTGCCTTTGTGAGGGTGGGGTTTGTATGATGAAGGCGGTGTCCTTCAAACAGCCTCTTATGATTGGCCCTACACCCCAGGAAGGTTCTGTTACCATTGCGCTTGAACACGACTTTTAG
- the nhlrc2 gene encoding NHL repeat-containing protein 2 isoform X3, translating into MHLLPDLHQLEQRYTIEDGLVVVGVHSAKFPNEKVLQNVCSAVLRYNITHPVVNDGDAHLWQELEVSCWPTLVLLGPRGNLLFSLVGEGHREQLFLFTTAALKHYREKGLLKDHSLRIKLYRDSLPPSILFFPGKIAMDPSSKRLAIADTGHHRILVVSSTGQVLHSVGGHSSGRRDGDLSEARFCSPQGVFIKGDTVYVADTENHLIRKIDLLEGKVSTLAGIGVQGTDKEGGAPGSQQPISSPWDVTLGNAGGDVLWIAMAGTHQIWALFLEDGKLPKGSESKKGTCVRFAGSGNEENRNNAYPHKAGLAQPSGLALAPMEPWECLFIADSESSTIRSLSLKDGAVKHVVGGERDPLNLFAFGDVDGKGVDAKLQHPLGVSWDEGRSLLYVADSYNHKIKVVDPKTKHCKVLAGSGDAGNDLGQGFLESSFNEPGGLCVGDGGKLLYVADTNNHCIKVLDLETKTVSLFPVVGEPQVDTILKTTTNAAVPKKLPKLPRSAPVLTMPSINVSSGQSVTLLLKLALPTRTKLTEEAPSFWSLSAEGNDWLLEGQDVTGNIGDISKPISILLSIPAVPLAPNPTLTLDAWVYCCLCEGGVCMMKAVSFKQPLMIGPTPQEGSVTIALEHDF; encoded by the exons ATGCACCTACTTCCTGATCTACACCAGCTGGAGCAGAGATACACCATAGAAG ACGGTCTGGTCGTCGTAGGTGTGCATTCGGCTAAATTCCCCAATGAGAAAGTGCTACAGAATGTGTGCAGTGCCGTGCTGAGATATAACATCACCCATCCTGTAGTGAATGATGGTGATGCTCATCTGTGGCAGGAACTGGAAGTGTCCTGCTGGCCCACGCTGGTGCTGCTGGGACCCCGGGGGAACCTGCTTTTCTCCCTGGTGGGTGAAGGCCATCGGGAGCAGCTTTTCCTCTTCACTACagctgccctcaaacactacaggGAAAAAGGGCTGCTGAAGGACCATAGTTTGAGAATAAAACTGTATAGAGACTCCCTACCCCCCTCCATCCTCTTCTTCCCTGGGAAAATAGCCATGGACCCCAGCAGCAAGAGATTGGCTATTGCCGACACAGGACACCACAGGATACTGGTTGTCTCCAGTACTGGGCAGGTGCTGCACTCTGTAGGGG GTCACTCAAGTGGAAGAAGAGATGGAGATCTGTCTGAGGCACGGTTCTGCTCCCCGCAAGGGGTGTTCATAAAGGGAGACACGGTTTACGTGGCTGACACAGAGAACCACCTCATTAGAAAG ATCGACCTTTTAGAGGGAAAAGTTTCTACCTTAGCTGGAATTGGAGTGCAAGGCACAGATAAAGAAGGCGGTGCACCAGGATCACAACAGCCAATCAGCTCACCCTGGGACGTTACCCTTGGCAACGCAG GTGGTGATGTATTGTGGATAGCCATGGCAGGAACGCATCAGATCTGGGCTCTCTTCCTGGAAGACGGGAAGCTTCCCAAAGGGAG CGAAAGCAAAAAAGGAACATGTGTGCGCTTTGCGGGCAGTGGGAATGAGGAGAATAGAAATAATGCATACCCTCATAAAGCAGGTCTGGCCCAGCCATCAGGCCTGGCTCTTGCTCCGATGGAGCCCTGGGAGTGTCTCTTCATTGCGGACAGTGAGAGCAGCACCATCCGCAGCCTTTCCCTAAAAGATGGAGCAGTCAAACATGTggtggggggagagagagacccTCTG AACTTGTTTGCATTTGGAGACGTTGATGGTAAGGGTGTGGATGCAAAGCTGCAGCATCCTTTGGGAGTCTCCTGGGACGAGGGCAGAAGCCTCCTCTATGTGGCCGATTCCTACAACCACAAG ATCAAAGTGGTGGATCCAAAGACTAAGCACTGTAAGGTGTTGGCAGGCTCTGGGGATGCTGGGAATGATCTTGGCCAGGGCTTCCTGGAGTCCAGCTTCAATGAACCTGGAGGCTTGTGTGTGGGTGATGGGGGAAAGCTGCTGTATGTGGCAGACACCAACAACCATTGCATCAAAGTCCTGGATCTGGAGACCAAAACAGTCTCTTTG TTTCCTGTTGTAGGGGAGCCACAGGTTGATACTATCCTCAAAACCACTACCAATGCAGCAGTCCCAAAAAAGCTTCCCAAGCTTCCCAGATCAGCCCCAGTCCTTACCATGCCATCAATCAATGTGTCTTCAGGGCAGTCTGTTACTCTCTTACTGAAATTGGCACTGCCGACTAGGACCAAACTGACTGAAGAAGCTCCTAGTTTCTGGAGCCTGTCAGCAGAAG GTAATGATTGGTTACTGGAAGGGCAAGATGTGACAGGGAACATCGGTGATATCTCCAAACCCATCTCTATCCTCTTGTCCATCCCAGCAGTCCCTCTGGCTCCAAACCCAACATTAACACTTGATGCCTGGGTCTACTGCTGCCTTTGTGAGGGTGGGGTTTGTATGATGAAGGCGGTGTCCTTCAAACAGCCTCTTATGATTGGCCCTACACCCCAGGAAGGTTCTGTTACCATTGCGCTTGAACACGACTTTTAG
- the nhlrc2 gene encoding NHL repeat-containing protein 2 isoform X1, translating into MASYSKLTDLFSIQSQLDYALEDATTQEEKENLVHQYLNKIDENEDLNIPDFEEGTSVNVLSSELEWLNTDGPLSLRKELSGKVVVLDFFTYCCINCMHLLPDLHQLEQRYTIEDGLVVVGVHSAKFPNEKVLQNVCSAVLRYNITHPVVNDGDAHLWQELEVSCWPTLVLLGPRGNLLFSLVGEGHREQLFLFTTAALKHYREKGLLKDHSLRIKLYRDSLPPSILFFPGKIAMDPSSKRLAIADTGHHRILVVSSTGQVLHSVGGHSSGRRDGDLSEARFCSPQGVFIKGDTVYVADTENHLIRKIDLLEGKVSTLAGIGVQGTDKEGGAPGSQQPISSPWDVTLGNAGGDVLWIAMAGTHQIWALFLEDGKLPKGSESKKGTCVRFAGSGNEENRNNAYPHKAGLAQPSGLALAPMEPWECLFIADSESSTIRSLSLKDGAVKHVVGGERDPLNLFAFGDVDGKGVDAKLQHPLGVSWDEGRSLLYVADSYNHKIKVVDPKTKHCKVLAGSGDAGNDLGQGFLESSFNEPGGLCVGDGGKLLYVADTNNHCIKVLDLETKTVSLFPVVGEPQVDTILKTTTNAAVPKKLPKLPRSAPVLTMPSINVSSGQSVTLLLKLALPTRTKLTEEAPSFWSLSAEGNDWLLEGQDVTGNIGDISKPISILLSIPAVPLAPNPTLTLDAWVYCCLCEGGVCMMKAVSFKQPLMIGPTPQEGSVTIALEHDF; encoded by the exons ATGGCGTCTTACAGTAAGCTGACAGATCTGTTTTCCATTCAGAGCCAGCTAGACTACGCTTTAGAGGACGCGACGACCCAAGAAGAGAAGGAGAATCTCGTACATCAGTATTTGAACAAAATAGACGAGAACGAGGATTTAAATATCCCGGATTTTGAAGAGGGTACAAGTGTAAACGTACTCAGTAGCG AATTGGAATGGCTGAATACAGATGGGCCCCTGTCGCTCAGGAAGGAGCTGTCTGGCAAAGTGGTGGTGCTTGACTTCTTCACCTACTGCTGCATAAACTGCATGCACCTACTTCCTGATCTACACCAGCTGGAGCAGAGATACACCATAGAAG ACGGTCTGGTCGTCGTAGGTGTGCATTCGGCTAAATTCCCCAATGAGAAAGTGCTACAGAATGTGTGCAGTGCCGTGCTGAGATATAACATCACCCATCCTGTAGTGAATGATGGTGATGCTCATCTGTGGCAGGAACTGGAAGTGTCCTGCTGGCCCACGCTGGTGCTGCTGGGACCCCGGGGGAACCTGCTTTTCTCCCTGGTGGGTGAAGGCCATCGGGAGCAGCTTTTCCTCTTCACTACagctgccctcaaacactacaggGAAAAAGGGCTGCTGAAGGACCATAGTTTGAGAATAAAACTGTATAGAGACTCCCTACCCCCCTCCATCCTCTTCTTCCCTGGGAAAATAGCCATGGACCCCAGCAGCAAGAGATTGGCTATTGCCGACACAGGACACCACAGGATACTGGTTGTCTCCAGTACTGGGCAGGTGCTGCACTCTGTAGGGG GTCACTCAAGTGGAAGAAGAGATGGAGATCTGTCTGAGGCACGGTTCTGCTCCCCGCAAGGGGTGTTCATAAAGGGAGACACGGTTTACGTGGCTGACACAGAGAACCACCTCATTAGAAAG ATCGACCTTTTAGAGGGAAAAGTTTCTACCTTAGCTGGAATTGGAGTGCAAGGCACAGATAAAGAAGGCGGTGCACCAGGATCACAACAGCCAATCAGCTCACCCTGGGACGTTACCCTTGGCAACGCAG GTGGTGATGTATTGTGGATAGCCATGGCAGGAACGCATCAGATCTGGGCTCTCTTCCTGGAAGACGGGAAGCTTCCCAAAGGGAG CGAAAGCAAAAAAGGAACATGTGTGCGCTTTGCGGGCAGTGGGAATGAGGAGAATAGAAATAATGCATACCCTCATAAAGCAGGTCTGGCCCAGCCATCAGGCCTGGCTCTTGCTCCGATGGAGCCCTGGGAGTGTCTCTTCATTGCGGACAGTGAGAGCAGCACCATCCGCAGCCTTTCCCTAAAAGATGGAGCAGTCAAACATGTggtggggggagagagagacccTCTG AACTTGTTTGCATTTGGAGACGTTGATGGTAAGGGTGTGGATGCAAAGCTGCAGCATCCTTTGGGAGTCTCCTGGGACGAGGGCAGAAGCCTCCTCTATGTGGCCGATTCCTACAACCACAAG ATCAAAGTGGTGGATCCAAAGACTAAGCACTGTAAGGTGTTGGCAGGCTCTGGGGATGCTGGGAATGATCTTGGCCAGGGCTTCCTGGAGTCCAGCTTCAATGAACCTGGAGGCTTGTGTGTGGGTGATGGGGGAAAGCTGCTGTATGTGGCAGACACCAACAACCATTGCATCAAAGTCCTGGATCTGGAGACCAAAACAGTCTCTTTG TTTCCTGTTGTAGGGGAGCCACAGGTTGATACTATCCTCAAAACCACTACCAATGCAGCAGTCCCAAAAAAGCTTCCCAAGCTTCCCAGATCAGCCCCAGTCCTTACCATGCCATCAATCAATGTGTCTTCAGGGCAGTCTGTTACTCTCTTACTGAAATTGGCACTGCCGACTAGGACCAAACTGACTGAAGAAGCTCCTAGTTTCTGGAGCCTGTCAGCAGAAG GTAATGATTGGTTACTGGAAGGGCAAGATGTGACAGGGAACATCGGTGATATCTCCAAACCCATCTCTATCCTCTTGTCCATCCCAGCAGTCCCTCTGGCTCCAAACCCAACATTAACACTTGATGCCTGGGTCTACTGCTGCCTTTGTGAGGGTGGGGTTTGTATGATGAAGGCGGTGTCCTTCAAACAGCCTCTTATGATTGGCCCTACACCCCAGGAAGGTTCTGTTACCATTGCGCTTGAACACGACTTTTAG